The Pseudolabrys sp. FHR47 genome contains a region encoding:
- a CDS encoding SDR family NAD(P)-dependent oxidoreductase, which yields MKYLTPRQYLIMLHDVLAAMAAILVTFAMRFDTAQLAAKTEGLKLFLPAFAVFAAAVFFAFKLHQSKWRFTSVPDLFNIVRASTVLAVSLVALDYVLLSPNVYGEFFFGKITIVLYWVLQMFFLGGGRITYRYLHYARTLQRVRVADAAPTIVIGRTADAEVLIRAIESGAVKKIWPVGILSPSPSDRGQSIRSIPVLGDLADLERVAADLASRGTHVTRVVMAPSAMTPEVKPESILMRARRLDMTVSQLPSLEGGPAVQLLPVSVEDLLLRPSAKIDYQRLRDYVKGKAVVVTGGGGSIGSEICERAIAFGAARLMILENSEPALHAITERLKTELAEAEIVDRIADIRDRARIMRLIAEFKPDIVFHAAALKHVPLLERDWDEGVKTNVLGSVNVADAAAAAGAAAMVMISTDKAIEPVSVLGATKRMAEMYCDALDADLKRRAGDSDKPMRLISVRFGNVLASNGSVVPKFKAQIEAGGPVTVTHPDMVRYFMTIREACDLVITAASHAESDGDKRASVYVLNMGQPVKIVDLAERIIRLSGLEPGRDIQIAFTGIRPGERLHEILFSSAEEMAEIGLPGIVAAKPVQASLDDVRQWLATVEQALARNEREAIYAVLRDAVPEFRGEAA from the coding sequence ATGAAGTATCTGACGCCGCGTCAATACCTGATCATGCTGCACGACGTCCTCGCGGCGATGGCGGCGATTCTCGTAACCTTCGCGATGCGCTTCGATACGGCGCAGCTTGCGGCCAAGACGGAAGGGCTGAAGCTGTTCCTGCCGGCCTTCGCCGTGTTCGCGGCGGCCGTGTTCTTTGCTTTCAAGCTGCACCAGAGCAAGTGGCGCTTCACCTCGGTGCCGGACCTGTTCAATATCGTCCGGGCTTCCACCGTTCTTGCCGTGTCGCTGGTCGCGCTCGACTATGTCCTTTTGTCGCCGAATGTGTACGGCGAGTTCTTCTTCGGCAAGATCACCATCGTTCTCTACTGGGTCCTCCAGATGTTCTTCCTGGGGGGCGGGCGCATCACCTATCGCTATCTGCATTATGCGCGCACCTTGCAGCGCGTGCGGGTGGCTGATGCAGCGCCGACCATCGTGATAGGCCGCACGGCCGATGCCGAGGTGCTGATCCGCGCCATTGAAAGCGGCGCGGTCAAGAAAATTTGGCCGGTCGGCATTCTGTCGCCATCGCCATCGGATCGCGGACAGTCCATTCGCTCGATCCCGGTGCTCGGCGATCTTGCCGATCTCGAGCGCGTCGCCGCCGATCTCGCCAGCCGTGGCACCCATGTCACGCGCGTCGTCATGGCGCCGTCGGCGATGACGCCTGAGGTCAAGCCTGAGTCGATCCTGATGCGGGCGCGCCGGCTCGACATGACGGTCAGCCAGTTGCCGTCGCTCGAAGGCGGGCCGGCGGTACAGTTGCTGCCGGTGTCGGTCGAAGACCTGCTGCTGCGGCCGAGCGCGAAGATCGACTACCAGCGCCTGCGCGACTACGTGAAAGGCAAGGCCGTCGTTGTCACCGGCGGCGGCGGCTCGATCGGCTCGGAGATTTGCGAGCGTGCCATCGCTTTCGGCGCCGCGCGGCTTATGATTCTCGAAAATTCGGAGCCGGCGCTGCATGCCATCACCGAACGCCTGAAAACGGAATTGGCCGAGGCCGAGATCGTCGACCGCATCGCCGACATCCGCGATCGCGCCCGCATCATGCGGCTGATCGCCGAGTTCAAGCCCGACATCGTGTTCCATGCCGCGGCGCTCAAACATGTGCCGCTGTTGGAGCGCGACTGGGACGAGGGCGTGAAGACCAATGTACTGGGTTCGGTCAACGTCGCCGACGCGGCCGCGGCGGCCGGCGCTGCCGCGATGGTGATGATCTCAACCGACAAGGCGATCGAGCCGGTGTCGGTGCTGGGCGCCACCAAGCGCATGGCGGAAATGTATTGCGATGCGCTCGATGCCGATTTGAAGCGCCGTGCGGGCGACAGCGACAAGCCGATGCGACTCATCTCGGTGCGGTTCGGCAATGTGCTGGCATCCAACGGTTCGGTGGTGCCGAAGTTCAAGGCGCAGATCGAAGCCGGCGGCCCGGTTACCGTGACGCATCCCGACATGGTGCGTTACTTCATGACCATTCGTGAGGCGTGCGATCTCGTCATCACCGCGGCCAGTCACGCCGAGAGCGATGGCGACAAGCGCGCGTCGGTCTATGTTCTCAACATGGGCCAGCCGGTGAAGATCGTCGATCTCGCGGAGCGCATCATTCGCCTGTCCGGGCTCGAACCGGGTCGCGACATCCAGATCGCGTTCACGGGCATCCGGCCCGGCGAACGGCTGCATGAGATACTTTTTTCCAGCGCCGAGGAAATGGCCGAGATCGGGCTGCCCGGCATCGTCGCGGCCAAGCCGGTGCAGGCCTCGCTTGACGACGTGCGGCAATGGCTGGCGACCGTCGAGCAGGCGCTGGCGCGCAACGAGCGTGAGGCGATCTACGCCGTTCTGCGCGACGCGGTGCCGGAATTCCGCGGCGAGGCGGCCTGA
- a CDS encoding nucleotide sugar dehydrogenase, which produces MNYASSTPEVSARQGDTTSDITVVGGAGHVGIPLVLAFAEAGMTVNVNDLNEATLATLRAGKLPFIEYGAAPLLAKALAENKLIFTSAPNAIRGTGPVVVTIGTPVDEFLNPVTSAVQKCIDDLLPHINDEQLIVLRSTVFPGTTDWLHDYLKRLGRKNRIAFCPERVVQGYGIKELAEMPQIVSGTTPEAEAEAVALFNRIAPEVVTTKPLEAELAKLYANAYRYIEFAATNQFYMIAKSAGADYSAIMKAMKHNYPRARTLPGPGFAAGPCLFKDTMQLAAFARNQFNIGHAAMQINEGLALHMIEDLKRQFDLSSMTVGLLGMAFKAEIDDVRASLSYKIKRTLLTNAREVLTTDPFVTTDPTLLPLDEVIRKSDLLILCTPHSAYKEHDFSGKPVADIWGCLKNANVVY; this is translated from the coding sequence TTGAACTACGCCTCCAGCACCCCCGAGGTCTCGGCCCGCCAGGGCGACACGACGTCCGACATCACGGTCGTCGGCGGCGCCGGCCATGTCGGCATCCCGCTGGTGCTGGCTTTCGCCGAGGCCGGGATGACGGTCAACGTCAACGACCTCAACGAGGCCACGCTGGCGACCTTGCGGGCCGGCAAGCTGCCTTTCATCGAATACGGTGCCGCGCCGCTGCTGGCCAAGGCGCTGGCCGAAAACAAACTCATCTTCACTTCCGCGCCCAATGCCATCCGCGGCACCGGCCCGGTGGTCGTGACCATCGGCACGCCGGTCGACGAGTTCCTCAACCCGGTCACCTCGGCCGTGCAGAAATGCATCGACGACCTGCTGCCGCATATCAATGACGAGCAGCTCATCGTCCTGCGCTCGACCGTGTTTCCCGGCACCACCGACTGGCTGCACGATTATCTCAAGCGGCTCGGCCGCAAGAACCGTATCGCTTTCTGTCCGGAGCGCGTCGTGCAGGGCTACGGCATCAAGGAACTGGCGGAGATGCCGCAGATCGTCTCCGGCACGACTCCCGAAGCGGAAGCCGAGGCGGTGGCGCTGTTCAATCGCATCGCGCCGGAAGTCGTGACCACCAAACCGCTCGAGGCCGAGCTCGCCAAGCTCTATGCCAACGCCTATCGCTACATCGAGTTCGCCGCGACCAACCAGTTCTACATGATCGCCAAGTCGGCCGGCGCCGACTATTCGGCGATCATGAAGGCGATGAAGCACAATTATCCGCGCGCCCGCACGCTGCCCGGTCCGGGCTTCGCCGCCGGTCCGTGCCTGTTCAAGGACACGATGCAGCTCGCCGCCTTCGCGCGCAACCAGTTCAACATCGGCCACGCCGCGATGCAGATCAATGAAGGCCTTGCCCTTCACATGATCGAAGACCTCAAGCGCCAGTTCGATCTGTCCAGCATGACCGTCGGCCTGCTCGGTATGGCCTTCAAGGCCGAGATCGACGACGTGCGCGCTTCGCTGAGCTACAAGATCAAGCGCACGCTGCTGACGAATGCCCGCGAGGTGCTCACCACCGATCCCTTCGTCACCACCGATCCGACGCTGCTGCCGCTCGACGAGGTGATCAGGAAGAGCGATCTCCTCATTCTTTGCACGCCACATTCGGCCTACAAGGAGCACGATTTCTCCGGCAAACCGGTGGCCGATATCTGGGGCTGCCTCAAGAATGCGAACGTGGTCTATTGA
- a CDS encoding glycosyltransferase has product MSARLDIVIPVYNEGPNILSTLGSLRDNVRTPFRVLICYDRPDDDTLTTIDAHRDTLGGMAIDYIRNPGRGAHGAVMAGFAASTAPYVIVLPADDDFNGGILDPMVAKAEAGADLVCASRFIPGGSMVGCPWLKAALVRTAAFTLHYIARLPTHDPTSGFRLFSRRVIDAIVVESDSGFCYSIELLVKCHRLGWPVAEVPAQWIERTRGTSRFRVLHWLPAYLRWYRYAFATTFLRRPASSVSLRQTWKPAT; this is encoded by the coding sequence ATGAGCGCGCGGCTCGACATTGTCATTCCGGTCTACAACGAGGGTCCGAACATTCTTTCGACGCTCGGCTCGCTGCGCGACAATGTGCGGACGCCTTTTCGCGTCCTCATCTGTTACGACCGCCCCGACGACGATACGCTGACCACCATCGATGCTCACCGCGATACGCTCGGCGGCATGGCCATCGACTACATCCGCAATCCGGGGCGCGGCGCTCATGGCGCGGTGATGGCCGGATTTGCCGCGAGCACGGCGCCTTACGTGATCGTGCTGCCAGCGGACGACGACTTCAATGGCGGCATCCTCGATCCCATGGTGGCCAAGGCGGAAGCCGGCGCCGATCTGGTCTGTGCCAGCCGCTTTATTCCGGGCGGCAGCATGGTTGGCTGCCCGTGGCTCAAGGCCGCTTTGGTCCGCACGGCCGCCTTCACGCTGCACTATATCGCCCGCCTGCCGACACACGATCCGACCAGCGGCTTCCGCTTGTTCTCGCGCCGGGTTATCGACGCCATTGTCGTCGAGTCCGACAGCGGCTTCTGCTATTCCATCGAACTCCTGGTGAAATGTCACCGTCTCGGCTGGCCGGTCGCCGAGGTGCCTGCGCAGTGGATCGAGCGTACCAGGGGTACCAGCCGCTTCCGGGTGCTGCACTGGCTGCCGGCCTATCTGCGCTGGTATCGTTACGCCTTCGCCACGACCTTCCTGCGCCGCCCGGCCAGCTCCGTGTCGCTGCGTCAGACCTGGAAGCCCGCGACATGA
- a CDS encoding thioesterase family protein, whose protein sequence is MRPVPVGAKGTYTLRVTPAHLASQFKDAVLPPVFATPMMVTIMENAALNAVRDYLEPGESVVGTVVNVRHLAATPAGHTVTAEAVVTKVDGRRLEFDVTARDEIEEIGKGTHERMVVDLGRVAAKLASKPPK, encoded by the coding sequence ATGCGTCCCGTCCCGGTCGGAGCCAAAGGCACCTATACATTGCGCGTGACGCCGGCGCATCTGGCCAGCCAGTTCAAGGACGCGGTGCTGCCGCCGGTCTTCGCCACGCCGATGATGGTGACGATCATGGAGAATGCCGCGCTCAACGCGGTGCGCGATTATCTCGAGCCCGGCGAAAGCGTGGTCGGCACGGTGGTGAACGTGAGGCACCTTGCCGCGACGCCCGCCGGGCATACCGTGACGGCCGAGGCAGTGGTGACCAAAGTCGACGGCCGGCGGCTTGAATTTGATGTCACCGCGCGCGACGAGATCGAGGAGATCGGCAAGGGTACGCATGAGCGCATGGTGGTCGATCTCGGCCGCGTCGCCGCGAAACTCGCCTCCAAACCACCGAAGTAA
- a CDS encoding type II toxin-antitoxin system VapC family toxin: MVLVDTNVLIDILVKDRVWLDWSAEQLDRCRRSSRICTNEVGYAELAARIDSQASLEDALDSLGIALERMPIAALFAAGQAFRRYRAAGGPRLNALADFFLGAHAQSLRITILTRDVRRYRTYFSDVTLIAPV; the protein is encoded by the coding sequence ATGGTTTTGGTCGATACCAATGTACTCATCGACATTCTTGTCAAAGATCGTGTTTGGCTCGACTGGTCAGCCGAGCAACTCGACCGCTGTCGCCGCTCCAGCCGGATTTGCACTAACGAAGTAGGCTACGCCGAATTGGCGGCGCGTATCGACAGCCAAGCCTCCTTGGAAGACGCTCTCGATAGCCTAGGCATCGCTTTGGAGCGCATGCCGATAGCGGCATTGTTTGCCGCAGGCCAAGCCTTCCGTCGTTACCGCGCGGCGGGCGGTCCGCGCCTCAATGCCCTTGCGGATTTCTTCTTGGGGGCCCATGCACAAAGTCTTCGCATAACGATTCTGACGCGCGATGTTCGGCGTTACCGGACGTATTTTTCAGACGTGACTCTGATCGCGCCGGTGTAA
- the ettA gene encoding energy-dependent translational throttle protein EttA has translation MNGRQFIYHMQGLSKTYPPGKKVLDNIHLSFYPDAKIGVLGVNGSGKSTLLKIMAGIDTDYVGEGWVAEGARVGYLEQEPQLDPTKTVRENVMEGVAAKKAILDRYNELAVNYSDETADEMAKLQDEIDSKNLWDLDSQVDQAMDALRCPPDDADISKLSGGEKRRVALCKLLLDAPDLLLLDEPTNHLDAESVNWLEGHLRNYPGAILIVTHDRYFLDNVTGWILELDHGRGIPYEGNYTSWLAQKQKRMEQEGREDEARRRTLEREREWVQSSPKARQAKSKARYERYEELLKVANAKTNNVAQITIPVTERLGQNVVDFEHLSKGFGDRLLIDDLTFSLPPGGIVGVIGPNGAGKTTLFRMIIGQDKPDSGTIKIGESVHLGYVDQSRDALDAKKTIWEEISDGLDQIMVGKKEVPSRAYVSLFNFKGADQQKKVGSLSGGERNRVHLAKMLRGGANLLLLDEPTNDLDVDTLRALEEALEDFAGCAVIISHDRWFLDRIATHILAFEGDSHVEWFEGNFQDYEKDKMRRLGTDSIIPHRLKYKKFTR, from the coding sequence ATGAACGGACGTCAGTTCATCTACCACATGCAGGGTCTGTCCAAGACCTATCCGCCCGGCAAGAAGGTGCTGGATAACATCCATCTGTCCTTCTACCCGGACGCCAAGATCGGCGTGCTCGGCGTCAACGGCTCCGGCAAGTCGACGCTGCTGAAGATCATGGCCGGTATCGACACCGACTATGTCGGCGAAGGCTGGGTCGCCGAGGGCGCCCGCGTCGGCTACCTCGAGCAGGAGCCGCAGCTCGATCCCACCAAGACGGTGCGCGAGAACGTCATGGAGGGCGTCGCCGCCAAGAAGGCGATCCTCGACCGCTACAACGAACTGGCCGTCAACTACTCGGACGAGACCGCCGACGAGATGGCCAAGCTCCAGGACGAGATCGACTCCAAAAACCTTTGGGACCTCGACAGCCAGGTCGACCAGGCCATGGACGCGCTGCGCTGCCCGCCGGACGATGCCGACATCTCCAAGCTCTCCGGCGGTGAAAAGCGCCGCGTCGCGCTGTGCAAGCTGCTGCTCGATGCGCCGGACCTGCTGCTGCTCGACGAGCCGACCAACCATCTCGACGCCGAAAGCGTCAACTGGCTGGAAGGCCACCTGCGCAATTATCCAGGCGCCATCCTGATCGTCACCCACGACCGCTACTTCCTCGACAACGTGACCGGCTGGATCCTCGAGCTCGATCACGGCCGCGGCATTCCCTATGAGGGCAACTACACCTCGTGGCTGGCGCAGAAACAAAAGAGAATGGAGCAGGAAGGCCGCGAGGACGAAGCCCGCCGCCGCACGCTCGAGCGTGAGCGCGAGTGGGTGCAGTCCTCGCCCAAGGCGCGTCAGGCCAAGTCGAAAGCGCGCTATGAACGTTACGAGGAGCTGCTCAAGGTCGCCAACGCCAAGACCAACAACGTGGCGCAGATCACCATTCCGGTCACCGAGCGCCTCGGCCAGAACGTTGTCGACTTCGAGCATCTGTCGAAGGGATTCGGCGACCGCCTGCTGATCGACGATCTGACCTTCAGCCTGCCGCCGGGCGGCATTGTCGGTGTCATCGGCCCGAACGGCGCCGGCAAGACCACCTTGTTCCGCATGATCATCGGCCAGGACAAGCCAGACTCCGGCACGATCAAGATCGGCGAGTCGGTGCATCTCGGTTACGTCGACCAGTCGCGCGACGCGCTCGATGCCAAGAAGACCATCTGGGAGGAAATCTCCGACGGTCTCGACCAGATCATGGTCGGCAAGAAGGAAGTGCCGAGCCGAGCCTACGTCTCGCTGTTCAACTTCAAGGGCGCCGACCAGCAGAAGAAGGTCGGCTCGCTGTCGGGCGGCGAACGCAACCGCGTGCATCTCGCCAAGATGCTGCGCGGCGGCGCCAACCTCCTGCTGCTCGACGAACCGACCAACGATCTCGACGTCGATACCTTGCGCGCGCTCGAAGAGGCGCTGGAGGATTTCGCCGGCTGCGCCGTGATCATCAGCCACGACCGCTGGTTCCTCGACCGCATCGCCACGCACATCCTCGCCTTCGAAGGCGACAGCCATGTCGAATGGTTCGAAGGCAACTTCCAGGATTACGAAAAGGACAAGATGCGTCGACTCGGCACCGACAGCATCATCCCGCACCGGCTGAAGTACAAGAAGTTCACGCGGTAG
- a CDS encoding AbrB/MazE/SpoVT family DNA-binding domain-containing protein, translating to MSTTVTIKGQVTLPKKVREAAGIKPGDKVEVRATGSGGVYIEKAGKTDDYKARLYALAEKRLIKDDLTTDEIMKELRGDPSEDPAL from the coding sequence ATGTCCACCACCGTGACCATCAAAGGCCAGGTGACCCTGCCGAAAAAAGTGCGCGAGGCCGCCGGCATCAAGCCAGGCGACAAGGTCGAGGTACGCGCGACCGGCTCGGGCGGCGTGTACATCGAAAAGGCCGGCAAGACGGATGACTACAAAGCACGCCTTTACGCCCTGGCAGAGAAACGCCTGATCAAGGACGATTTAACGACGGACGAAATCATGAAGGAATTGCGCGGGGACCCGTCCGAAGACCCGGCACTCTAG
- a CDS encoding lysylphosphatidylglycerol synthase transmembrane domain-containing protein, with protein sequence MRRSLMLFAKAAISILLLYLSLRSVNLAALGERLSRLHPGWIAVSLAILAAQLFLLAARWRMIAQGCGLAPRYATILRVSFIATFFNQVLPSTVGGDAARIYMLAREEGGWAGATYSVLIDRVAGIFALTLIVFLCLPWTLTLVQDPVARLVLVLIGFGAIAGALVFLAIGRIRWKPLLHWSPTRHLVEVSRTAWRICGSWHTLSIILALSFIVHLMTVLAAWCMVQSVSASVNFELLLFMVPPVILIATVPISIAGWGVREGSMIVAFAYAGLPQSDGLVVSVLIGITFFVIGAIGGVIWVAGGMRRPKTATIATSPASGNT encoded by the coding sequence ATGCGGCGCTCACTGATGCTGTTCGCCAAAGCGGCGATTTCGATCCTCCTGCTGTATCTGTCCCTGCGGTCGGTGAACCTTGCCGCGCTCGGCGAGCGCCTGAGCCGACTGCATCCCGGCTGGATCGCGGTGTCGCTCGCCATTCTGGCGGCGCAACTGTTTCTGCTGGCTGCGCGATGGCGGATGATCGCACAAGGCTGCGGGCTGGCGCCGCGCTATGCGACCATATTGCGGGTGAGCTTTATCGCGACCTTCTTCAACCAGGTGCTGCCATCCACGGTCGGCGGCGATGCCGCACGCATTTACATGCTGGCGCGCGAAGAAGGCGGCTGGGCCGGTGCAACCTACTCGGTCCTGATCGATCGGGTGGCCGGCATCTTTGCACTGACGCTGATCGTGTTTCTCTGCCTGCCGTGGACGCTGACACTGGTGCAGGATCCGGTGGCCCGCCTTGTGCTCGTTCTGATCGGCTTCGGCGCCATCGCCGGCGCTCTGGTCTTTCTGGCTATCGGCAGGATTCGCTGGAAGCCCCTCTTGCACTGGTCGCCGACGCGCCATCTCGTCGAAGTGTCGCGCACGGCCTGGCGCATCTGCGGCTCATGGCACACGCTTTCGATCATCCTTGCCTTGTCCTTCATCGTCCATCTGATGACGGTGCTGGCAGCCTGGTGCATGGTGCAGTCGGTATCGGCGTCGGTGAACTTCGAACTGCTTCTGTTCATGGTGCCGCCGGTTATCCTCATCGCCACCGTACCGATTTCAATCGCCGGCTGGGGCGTACGCGAAGGCAGCATGATCGTGGCCTTTGCTTATGCCGGCCTGCCGCAGAGCGACGGCCTCGTCGTTTCCGTTCTGATCGGCATCACCTTCTTCGTCATCGGCGCGATCGGCGGTGTCATCTGGGTGGCCGGCGGGATGCGCCGGCCGAAGACCGCCACCATCGCCACCAGTCCGGCGAGCGGAAACACCTGA
- the gmhB gene encoding D-glycero-beta-D-manno-heptose 1,7-bisphosphate 7-phosphatase produces MATPAPELPRPAAFLDRDGVLNVDHEYVHRVDQLEWIDGVPEAIRLLNDAGYLVIVVTNQSGIARGYYDEAAVGALHDHMRDRLAAQGARIDAFYYCPHHPDGKVAAFTMHCDCRKPGTGMFEQAARDWRIDRARSFMIGDKDIDVAAATAFGIRSALFNAATDRLPDLVRRMIASP; encoded by the coding sequence ATGGCGACGCCGGCCCCGGAGTTGCCCAGGCCTGCCGCCTTCCTCGACCGGGACGGCGTGCTCAATGTCGACCATGAATATGTCCATCGCGTCGATCAACTCGAGTGGATCGACGGCGTGCCGGAAGCGATCCGTCTACTCAATGACGCCGGCTATCTCGTTATTGTTGTCACGAACCAATCCGGTATCGCACGCGGATATTACGATGAAGCCGCCGTTGGCGCGCTGCACGACCATATGCGAGACAGGCTTGCCGCTCAGGGCGCTCGTATCGACGCATTCTACTATTGCCCGCACCATCCTGACGGCAAGGTCGCAGCCTTCACGATGCACTGCGATTGCCGCAAGCCCGGCACAGGCATGTTCGAGCAAGCGGCGCGCGACTGGCGCATCGACCGCGCGCGCAGCTTCATGATCGGTGACAAGGATATCGACGTCGCGGCGGCGACCGCCTTCGGCATCCGCAGCGCTCTGTTCAACGCCGCGACCGATCGTCTTCCCGACCTGGTGCGGCGGATGATCGCCTCACCCTGA
- a CDS encoding EAL domain-containing protein codes for MMNQQAPTHAVPLNEFGRRRVRPSVVIADDKPHIRDFVREALEDMGFVVEDGGGDRLVNLTAGRRMDLVMLGLSAGGVAAGHALETLAATGFDGQIMIFGPAELLMVDALFELGTQLGLKMLPLLPTPFSDDTLRQAVSGLAPKEPVALPTLDAAQALRAGWLELWYQPKVNTRSLTIDGAEGLIRMRHPTWGIVPPANFLPDPHDPNFAELSLFVMNRAAADWHEFAVDHGHVELAINLPLTYFSDPLAIESLVMRLPQHPAFEGLIVEINGSDLATNVDLARNAARQLRYFNIGLSIDDLGADWPFLLEIDDCPFVEIKVDREFVDGVADDRLKQATCRSIVELADRLGARTVAEGVETRADFVMARELGFDLIQGFFFGKPTEARKFARRTLREPVKIG; via the coding sequence ATGATGAATCAGCAGGCACCGACGCACGCCGTACCGCTTAACGAATTCGGGCGTCGCCGCGTGAGACCGAGCGTCGTCATCGCCGATGACAAGCCGCATATCCGGGACTTCGTGCGCGAAGCTCTCGAAGACATGGGCTTCGTCGTCGAAGACGGCGGCGGTGACCGGCTGGTCAACCTCACCGCCGGCCGCCGAATGGATCTCGTCATGCTCGGCCTGTCGGCCGGTGGCGTCGCAGCCGGCCATGCGCTCGAAACTTTGGCCGCGACCGGCTTCGACGGGCAGATCATGATCTTCGGCCCGGCCGAACTTCTCATGGTCGATGCCCTGTTCGAACTCGGCACGCAGCTCGGATTGAAGATGCTGCCGCTGCTGCCCACGCCGTTCAGCGACGACACATTGCGGCAAGCGGTCAGCGGACTCGCGCCGAAGGAGCCGGTGGCGCTGCCGACGCTCGACGCCGCGCAGGCCTTGCGCGCCGGCTGGCTGGAGCTCTGGTACCAGCCGAAGGTCAATACGCGATCGCTCACCATCGACGGCGCTGAGGGCCTGATCCGCATGCGGCATCCGACCTGGGGTATCGTTCCGCCGGCCAATTTCCTGCCCGATCCGCACGATCCGAACTTCGCCGAATTGTCCTTGTTTGTCATGAACCGGGCGGCCGCCGACTGGCATGAGTTTGCCGTCGATCACGGTCATGTCGAACTGGCGATCAACCTTCCGCTCACTTATTTCAGCGACCCTCTGGCTATTGAATCGCTGGTCATGCGGCTGCCGCAACATCCGGCCTTCGAAGGCTTGATTGTCGAGATCAACGGCAGCGACCTTGCCACCAATGTCGACCTCGCCAGAAACGCCGCCCGGCAGCTGCGATACTTCAATATCGGCTTGTCGATCGACGATCTCGGCGCCGACTGGCCATTTCTTCTTGAGATCGACGACTGCCCCTTTGTCGAGATCAAGGTCGACCGGGAATTCGTCGATGGCGTGGCGGACGACCGGCTCAAGCAGGCCACCTGCCGCAGCATCGTCGAGCTTGCAGACCGGCTCGGCGCCCGCACCGTGGCCGAAGGCGTCGAGACACGCGCCGACTTCGTCATGGCGCGCGAACTCGGCTTCGATCTCATTCAGGGTTTCTTCTTCGGCAAACCGACCGAAGCGCGCAAGTTCGCCCGGCGTACCTTGCGCGAGCCCGTCAAGATCGGCTGA
- a CDS encoding D-2-hydroxyacid dehydrogenase family protein encodes MLRAAILDDYQGVALKFADWLPLAGKVEITVFEKPFRDQADTIAQLQGFEIVAGMRERTPFPRAVIEALPDLKLLITTGARNNSFDLAAAAEHGVTVCGTGTFGNPTVGIAFGLMLELTRRIGFENARMKAGEPWQVTIGRDLEGMTLGVVGLGKLGSHVAAVGKAFGMKVIAWSPNLTPDKASAGGADYASREDLFAQADIVTIHLVLGDRSRGLITADDIGRMKKTAYLVNTARAPIVDQAALLKALDEKRIAGAGLDVFEVEPLPVDHPYRKLDNVVLTPHLGYVSEQTYRKFYSDIVENIRAFLDGKPVRIIT; translated from the coding sequence ATGCTTCGTGCCGCCATTCTCGACGACTACCAGGGCGTCGCCCTCAAATTCGCCGATTGGTTGCCGCTCGCCGGCAAGGTCGAGATCACGGTGTTCGAGAAGCCGTTCCGCGACCAGGCCGACACCATCGCGCAATTGCAGGGCTTTGAGATCGTCGCCGGCATGCGCGAGCGCACGCCCTTCCCCCGCGCCGTGATCGAGGCGCTGCCCGACCTCAAGCTTCTGATCACCACCGGCGCCCGCAACAACTCCTTCGACCTCGCCGCCGCCGCCGAGCACGGCGTCACCGTCTGCGGCACCGGCACCTTCGGCAATCCCACGGTCGGCATCGCCTTCGGCCTCATGCTCGAACTCACCCGCCGCATCGGCTTCGAGAACGCGCGCATGAAGGCAGGCGAACCATGGCAGGTCACCATCGGCCGCGACCTCGAAGGCATGACCTTGGGCGTCGTCGGGCTCGGCAAGCTCGGCAGCCACGTTGCCGCGGTCGGCAAGGCCTTCGGCATGAAGGTCATCGCCTGGAGCCCGAACCTGACGCCGGACAAGGCGTCGGCCGGCGGCGCGGACTATGCCAGCCGCGAGGATTTGTTCGCACAGGCCGACATCGTCACCATTCACCTCGTGCTCGGCGATCGCTCGCGCGGCCTGATCACCGCCGACGACATCGGCCGCATGAAGAAGACGGCCTATCTCGTCAACACCGCGCGTGCCCCCATCGTCGATCAGGCGGCGCTCTTGAAGGCACTCGATGAGAAGCGCATCGCCGGCGCCGGTCTTGACGTATTCGAGGTCGAGCCGCTGCCGGTCGATCATCCCTATCGCAAGCTCGACAATGTCGTGCTGACGCCACATCTCGGCTATGTCAGCGAGCAAACCTACAGAAAATTCTATTCCGACATTGTCGAGAACATCCGCGCCTTTCTCGACGGCAAGCCGGTGCGCATCATCACCTAG